From a single Tachypleus tridentatus isolate NWPU-2018 chromosome 6, ASM421037v1, whole genome shotgun sequence genomic region:
- the LOC143252589 gene encoding uncharacterized protein LOC143252589 has product MSEEKVVDKSRITKRSKHTPVKEVKTKIRKTASQNAKTNCQKSTKTESMLFATEFEPALSSGVVAAMNLLHVKDISSTSTAPVREDNFDQDLGLFCRAKQQNYNAEEVTEIKEVSDVTVNLSFDQVDVEEAEITGCDCCCSMLMCFP; this is encoded by the exons ATGAGCGAAGAAAAAGTTGTAGACAAATCCAGAATTACCAAaag ATCAAAACATACCCCTGTCAaggaagtgaaaacaaaaataagaaaaactgcAAGTCAAAATGCCAAAACTAACTGTCAGAAGTCAACTAAAACTGAATCCATGCTGTTTGCAACTGAGTTTGAGCCAGCTCTTAGCTCTGGTGTGGTGGCTGCAATGAACCTTTTACATGTTAAGGATATCAGCAGCACTTCGACTGCTCCTGTCAGAGAAGACAACTTTGATCAAG ACCTTGGACTCTTCTGCAGAGCTAAACAACAGAATTATAATGCAGAAGAAGTAACAGAAATTAAAGAAGTTTCAGATGTTACTGTGAATTTATCATTTGACCAAGTTGATGTTGAGGAAGCTGAG ATCACTGGATGTGACTGCTGCTGTTCCATGCTCATGTGTTTTCCTTGA
- the LOC143251618 gene encoding putative elongation factor 1-delta → MSSLWLSRPFSCIKKLFHFFQNKISEEDEEANTLRNKRLEEYAAKKAKKNPVVAKSNVVLEVKPWDDETDLKLMEKQVREIMTDGLLWGAARTVPLAYGIHKLQISCVVEDEKVSIDWLQEKIEELDELVQSVDIASFNKI, encoded by the exons ATGTCCTCCTTGTGGCTTTCTAGGCCATTTTCATGTATCAAGAagctatttcatttttttcaaaacaagatTTCAGAG GAAGATGAGGAAGCTAACACACTTCGAAACAAAAGGCTTGAAGAATATGCAGCCAAAAAAGCAAAAA AAAACCCAGTTGTTGCAAAGTCCAATGTAGTCCTTGAAGTGAAACCATGGGATGATGAAACTGATCTAAAACTTATGGAGAAACAAGTCCGTGAAATAATGACTGATGGACTTCTTTGGGGAGCAG CACGTACTGTTCCTTTGGCTTATGGAATTCATAAGCTCCAGATATCTTGTGTTGTGGAAGATGAGAAAGTCAGTATTGATTGGCTACAAGAGAAAATTGAAGAACTTGATGAATTG GTTCAAAGTGTGGATATAGCTTCATTCAATAAGATCTAA